Proteins from a genomic interval of Thermoanaerobacterium thermosaccharolyticum DSM 571:
- the hisG gene encoding ATP phosphoribosyltransferase has protein sequence MDSITVALPKGRMADKSFEIFASCGISENIQNEMSRKLFICDIERNLKFILVKPTDVPTYVEHGAADIGVCGKDVLLELKRDCYEVLDLGFGKCKMVVAGPTNKKNTFLSNKRVATKFPSIAEEFYKKKGENVEIIKLNGSVELAPLVGLSEVIVDIVETGTTLRENGLTVYEEIFPSSARLIVNKASMKTKSDRIKEIIYKLKQATENS, from the coding sequence ATGGATAGCATAACAGTTGCGCTGCCGAAAGGAAGAATGGCAGATAAATCTTTCGAAATTTTTGCGTCATGTGGTATATCAGAAAATATTCAAAATGAAATGTCGCGAAAGCTTTTTATATGTGATATTGAGAGAAATTTAAAGTTTATACTTGTTAAACCTACAGATGTGCCGACATATGTTGAACATGGAGCAGCTGATATAGGCGTTTGCGGAAAAGATGTGCTTTTAGAGCTTAAAAGGGATTGCTATGAAGTGCTTGATTTAGGATTTGGAAAGTGTAAAATGGTGGTCGCTGGTCCCACCAATAAGAAGAATACTTTTTTAAGCAACAAAAGAGTTGCAACGAAATTTCCTTCAATAGCTGAAGAATTTTATAAGAAAAAAGGAGAAAATGTAGAAATCATAAAGCTAAATGGCTCTGTCGAATTAGCTCCATTGGTAGGGTTATCTGAAGTGATTGTGGACATTGTAGAAACGGGTACAACGCTTAGAGAAAATGGGCTTACTGTATATGAAGAAATATTTCCATCAAGTGCAAGGCTTATTGTGAATAAAGCCAGCATGAAGACAAAAAGCGATAGAATAAAAGAGATAATATATAAATTAAAACAAGCTACAGAAAACAGTTAG
- the hisD gene encoding histidinol dehydrogenase: MIKIYDFSNSIDNTVIKNLTNRSKLENKDVESTVPEIIYNVKMHGDRALFDYTLKYDGIGIDDKNIMVEKREIDDAYSKVDKEFISALRNAIKNITEYHENQRQKTWLDFKGGIVYGQKIRPLEKVGIYVPGGTASYPSSVLMNSIPAKVAGVDEIVMVTPVKAGLNPFVIVAANEVGINKIYKIGGAQAIAALAFGTESIPKVDKIVGPGNIFVAMAKRAVYGYVDIDMVAGPSEVLIVADESGNPTYLAADLLSQAEHDAMASAVLITTSKSIAEKVAEEVSRQTLYLERKDIINKSLEDYGAIIIVNNLEDALNIANEIAPEHLELDIKNPFEMIGMVKNAGAIFLGENSPEPLGDYIAGPNHVLPTSGTSRFFSPLSVDDFIKKMSILYYDENSLKNVSDDIVRLAEAEGLTAHANSIKVRFKR, encoded by the coding sequence ATGATAAAAATCTACGATTTTAGCAATTCGATTGATAATACAGTCATTAAAAATTTGACCAATAGATCAAAGCTTGAGAATAAAGATGTAGAGTCGACTGTGCCTGAAATAATTTATAATGTCAAGATGCATGGAGACAGAGCTTTATTTGATTATACATTAAAATACGATGGTATAGGAATAGATGATAAAAACATAATGGTTGAAAAAAGAGAGATAGATGATGCTTACAGCAAAGTAGATAAGGAATTTATAAGTGCTTTAAGGAATGCCATTAAAAATATTACAGAATATCATGAAAATCAAAGGCAAAAAACATGGTTAGATTTTAAAGGCGGTATAGTATACGGCCAAAAGATAAGGCCTTTAGAAAAAGTAGGCATATATGTGCCTGGTGGTACTGCTTCGTATCCTTCGTCTGTTTTGATGAATAGCATTCCTGCAAAAGTGGCAGGTGTTGATGAGATAGTAATGGTTACGCCAGTGAAAGCTGGATTAAATCCATTTGTGATTGTGGCAGCTAATGAAGTTGGAATCAACAAGATCTACAAAATAGGTGGTGCACAGGCAATTGCAGCATTAGCATTTGGTACCGAATCAATACCTAAAGTAGATAAAATAGTTGGGCCGGGAAATATATTTGTTGCCATGGCTAAAAGAGCTGTGTATGGGTATGTAGATATCGATATGGTGGCTGGGCCCAGCGAGGTTCTTATCGTGGCGGATGAAAGCGGAAATCCGACGTATTTAGCAGCGGATCTATTGTCGCAGGCTGAACATGATGCTATGGCGTCTGCTGTTCTCATTACTACTTCAAAGAGTATAGCAGAAAAAGTAGCAGAAGAGGTAAGTAGACAGACTTTATACCTTGAGAGAAAAGATATAATCAATAAATCGCTAGAAGATTATGGAGCAATAATCATTGTTAATAATTTGGAAGATGCTTTAAATATTGCAAATGAGATAGCGCCTGAGCATCTAGAGCTTGATATAAAGAATCCATTTGAGATGATTGGAATGGTGAAAAACGCAGGAGCTATCTTTCTAGGAGAGAATTCGCCGGAGCCTCTTGGAGATTATATTGCAGGTCCCAATCATGTGCTGCCTACAAGCGGGACATCAAGATTTTTCTCACCACTGTCTGTGGATGATTTCATAAAGAAGATGAGCATTTTATATTATGATGAAAATTCGCTAAAGAATGTATCAGATGATATTGTAAGATTGGCGGAAGCAGAAGGACTTACAGCACATGCCAACTCTATAAAAGTGAGGTTTAAAAGATGA
- the hisC gene encoding histidinol-phosphate transaminase translates to MIYDLLRDEIKGFKNYEVSNIECKYKMDANEVPFSLPESTLENLQEIVKSANVNRYPDPVSIKLRDKLAEKCSASKDNILVGNGSDEIIHIIMNAFVSPDDFVVYPVPSFSMYRVYSEIAGANKVEVSLGEDYHYDVGEFIKSIKEYDPKLVILCNPNNPTGTTISRDDIIKILEVNRGITVVDEAYYEFFGETVIDLINKYKNMIVLRTLSKAYGLAGLRVGYAVSNPEMIGCLNLVKSPYNVNSISQAIALSVLEADTVKDRVEYIKNERKFLMDGLSKIDGLKVYNSQANFLLLKFDDADYVYNKLLEKGILVRDFSGDNELSGTLRVTIGTREANSYFIKCIKEILS, encoded by the coding sequence ATGATCTATGATTTGTTGAGAGATGAGATAAAAGGATTTAAAAATTATGAAGTTTCAAATATCGAATGTAAATATAAAATGGATGCAAATGAAGTTCCATTCAGCCTTCCTGAATCCACGTTGGAAAACCTTCAAGAAATAGTGAAAAGCGCAAATGTCAATAGATATCCAGACCCTGTAAGCATAAAATTAAGAGATAAATTAGCAGAAAAATGCAGCGCATCAAAAGACAATATCTTAGTTGGAAACGGATCTGATGAAATTATACATATTATAATGAATGCATTTGTTTCTCCAGATGATTTTGTCGTATATCCAGTGCCTTCTTTCAGCATGTACAGAGTATATTCAGAGATAGCAGGTGCAAATAAAGTAGAAGTAAGTTTAGGCGAAGATTATCACTACGATGTAGGCGAATTTATAAAATCAATTAAGGAATATGATCCAAAGTTAGTGATTTTATGCAATCCTAATAATCCGACAGGTACTACAATTAGTAGGGATGATATAATAAAGATACTGGAAGTGAACAGAGGCATTACTGTTGTTGATGAGGCATACTATGAGTTTTTTGGAGAAACTGTAATTGATTTAATTAATAAATATAAGAATATGATAGTTTTAAGGACGCTTTCTAAAGCATACGGTCTTGCTGGACTGAGAGTGGGCTATGCAGTTTCAAATCCTGAGATGATAGGATGTCTCAATTTGGTCAAATCTCCGTATAATGTAAATAGCATTTCACAAGCAATTGCTTTAAGCGTGTTGGAAGCGGATACTGTGAAGGATAGAGTTGAATATATCAAAAATGAGAGAAAGTTTTTGATGGACGGATTAAGTAAAATAGATGGCTTGAAAGTTTACAATTCACAAGCTAACTTTCTACTCTTAAAGTTTGACGATGCTGATTATGTATATAATAAGCTTTTAGAAAAGGGCATACTTGTAAGAGATTTTTCAGGTGATAATGAGTTAAGCGGTACGCTTCGCGTGACTATTGGTACAAGAGAAGCAAACAGTTATTTTATAAAATGTATTAAGGAGATATTATCATGA
- the hisB gene encoding imidazoleglycerol-phosphate dehydratase HisB → MREAEVNRKTAETEVYVKINIDGAGKSHINTGIGFLDHMLNLFSKHGLFDLQVEAKGDLYVDSHHTVEDIGITLGQAFLKALGDKKSIKRYGLSYVPMDEALIRAVVDISGRPYLYYDLELKMQVLGNFETETVEDFFRAFAYNSYITLHIEQLHGKNTHHIIEAAFKALGRSLDEATKIDDRIEGVPSTKGVL, encoded by the coding sequence ATGAGAGAAGCAGAAGTCAATAGGAAGACGGCGGAGACAGAAGTATACGTAAAGATTAATATCGACGGAGCTGGGAAATCTCATATCAATACAGGAATAGGATTTTTAGATCATATGTTAAATTTGTTTTCAAAGCATGGACTTTTTGATCTGCAGGTAGAAGCGAAGGGGGATTTATATGTAGACTCCCATCATACAGTGGAGGACATAGGGATAACATTAGGACAGGCATTTTTAAAAGCTCTTGGTGATAAAAAGTCCATTAAGCGTTACGGTTTGTCGTATGTTCCAATGGATGAGGCACTTATTAGAGCAGTTGTGGACATAAGTGGAAGGCCATACTTGTACTATGATTTGGAGCTTAAAATGCAGGTTTTGGGGAATTTTGAGACAGAAACAGTTGAAGATTTCTTTAGGGCATTTGCATATAATTCATATATTACCCTTCATATAGAACAACTTCATGGGAAAAATACCCATCATATAATAGAAGCAGCATTTAAGGCTCTTGGTCGCAGCTTAGATGAAGCAACTAAAATCGACGATAGAATTGAAGGCGTACCTTCTACAAAAGGCGTATTATGA
- the hisH gene encoding imidazole glycerol phosphate synthase subunit HisH, producing the protein MIGIIDYGMGNLRSVEKAFQYLGCEAKIIDEVKMIRDADALVLPGVGAFPDAMELLNKKGFSNAIKEEVKKGKLILGICLGMQLLFDKSYEVKEVDGLHLLKGEIKEIKTNLKVPHIGWNSLIIRKNVPLLKKIKNGDNVYFVHSYYLTNGDEEDICAITEYGIEIPAVVCKDNIFSCQFHPEKSGDVGLQILKNFAELI; encoded by the coding sequence TTGATAGGCATTATAGATTACGGAATGGGCAACTTAAGGAGTGTTGAAAAGGCATTTCAGTATTTAGGATGTGAAGCAAAAATAATTGATGAAGTAAAAATGATAAGAGATGCTGATGCGCTTGTACTGCCAGGAGTAGGAGCTTTTCCAGATGCAATGGAATTATTAAATAAAAAAGGATTTTCAAACGCAATTAAAGAAGAAGTTAAAAAGGGAAAGCTTATCTTGGGTATATGTCTTGGCATGCAGCTTTTGTTTGATAAAAGCTATGAAGTAAAAGAAGTTGACGGTTTACATCTTCTAAAAGGAGAGATTAAAGAGATTAAGACGAATTTGAAAGTTCCGCATATAGGCTGGAATTCTCTTATAATAAGGAAAAATGTGCCTCTTTTGAAGAAAATAAAAAATGGGGATAATGTCTATTTTGTTCATTCTTATTACCTAACAAATGGGGATGAAGAAGATATTTGTGCTATAACTGAATATGGAATAGAAATACCTGCTGTTGTATGTAAAGACAATATATTTTCGTGCCAGTTCCACCCGGAAAAAAGCGGTGATGTTGGACTTCAAATATTAAAGAATTTTGCGGAATTGATCTAA
- the hisA gene encoding 1-(5-phosphoribosyl)-5-[(5-phosphoribosylamino)methylideneamino]imidazole-4-carboxamide isomerase, with product MIIIPAIDIIDGKCVRLTMGDYETSTVYFQNPEDAAKIWGDYGAKRIHVVDLDGAKEGRLVNSKSIENIRKSFSGEIEVGGGIRNLETAKHLFNLGIDYIILGSIAVYNKNFVKSLVLEYGDKIIVGIDAKDGYVATKGWLSRSNIRDDALASDMKEIGIGTVIYTDIRKDGMMEGPNFDSIKKIIETPINVIASGGITTLEDILKLKEIGAYGAIIGKALYTNKIDLKEVLEVL from the coding sequence ATGATAATAATACCTGCTATAGATATTATTGACGGGAAATGTGTTAGGCTTACAATGGGTGATTATGAGACTAGTACAGTATATTTTCAAAATCCAGAAGATGCGGCAAAAATTTGGGGTGACTATGGAGCCAAAAGAATTCATGTTGTCGATTTGGACGGTGCTAAAGAAGGGCGCCTTGTAAATTCAAAATCTATAGAAAACATAAGAAAGTCTTTTTCCGGTGAAATTGAAGTCGGTGGCGGAATAAGGAATCTTGAAACAGCTAAACATCTATTTAATTTGGGTATAGACTATATAATACTAGGCAGCATAGCTGTTTATAATAAGAATTTTGTTAAAAGTCTTGTACTAGAGTATGGAGATAAGATAATTGTAGGAATTGATGCAAAGGATGGATATGTTGCTACGAAAGGCTGGCTTAGTAGAAGCAATATAAGGGATGATGCACTTGCATCAGACATGAAGGAAATAGGTATTGGTACGGTTATATATACCGATATTAGGAAAGACGGAATGATGGAAGGGCCAAACTTTGATTCCATCAAAAAAATTATTGAAACTCCTATAAATGTTATAGCATCTGGAGGTATTACAACTTTAGAAGATATATTAAAATTAAAAGAGATTGGAGCATATGGCGCAATAATCGGAAAGGCTCTGTATACAAATAAAATAGATCTAAAAGAAGTGTTGGAGGTTTTATAA
- the hisF gene encoding imidazole glycerol phosphate synthase subunit HisF, which yields MLSKRIIPCLDVKDGRVVKGVNFVNLKDAGDPVDVAEEYNRAGADEIVFLDITASYEKRDIMVDVVKRTSEKVFIPLTVGGGIRTVDDFRRILRAGADKISINSEAVKNPDLIKDASKKFGSQCVVVAIDAKRRDDNTGFDVYINGGRVNTGYDVLEWAKKVESLGAGEILLTSMDADGTKNGYDIELTRMVAEKVNIPVIASGGAGNKEHFKEVLTEAKADAALAASLFHYGELKISELKSYLKENHVPVRIIK from the coding sequence ATGCTATCGAAGAGAATTATACCATGCCTCGATGTTAAAGACGGAAGAGTTGTAAAGGGCGTAAACTTTGTAAACCTCAAAGATGCTGGCGATCCTGTCGATGTGGCAGAGGAATACAACAGGGCAGGGGCTGATGAGATAGTTTTTCTTGATATAACAGCATCGTATGAGAAAAGAGATATAATGGTTGATGTTGTCAAAAGGACTTCAGAGAAGGTATTTATACCGCTAACTGTCGGGGGCGGTATACGCACTGTAGATGATTTTAGAAGGATATTGAGAGCCGGTGCAGACAAGATATCCATAAATTCCGAGGCGGTTAAAAATCCTGATTTAATTAAAGATGCGTCAAAAAAGTTTGGAAGCCAGTGTGTTGTGGTGGCGATAGATGCAAAGAGAAGAGATGATAATACAGGTTTTGATGTTTATATAAATGGTGGGCGTGTTAATACAGGATACGATGTCTTGGAATGGGCGAAAAAGGTGGAGAGCTTGGGAGCAGGTGAGATTTTGCTGACAAGCATGGATGCCGATGGCACAAAAAACGGTTATGATATAGAATTAACCCGTATGGTAGCTGAGAAGGTAAATATACCTGTAATTGCATCTGGTGGTGCAGGCAATAAAGAACACTTTAAAGAAGTATTGACAGAGGCAAAAGCAGATGCAGCATTGGCAGCATCCCTATTTCACTACGGAGAGCTTAAGATAAGTGAGCTTAAAAGTTATCTGAAAGAGAATCATGTACCCGTCAGAATAATAAAATGA
- the hisIE gene encoding bifunctional phosphoribosyl-AMP cyclohydrolase/phosphoribosyl-ATP diphosphatase HisIE, with the protein MNIDDLKFDEKGLIPAIVQDHKTKEVLMMAYMNRESLEKSLENKETYFFSRSRQSLWHKGETSGNVQHIKAIKYDCDGDTLLVEVEPEGPACHTGNNSCFYRDIINDYDENEERESILSNLYRRIESRKENPVTGSYTNYLFEKGLNKILKKIGEENAEIIIASKEDSKEEVVYEIADYIYHLMVLMVEKGINLNDVYKEISKRYYKTEEFREQHKKRKETK; encoded by the coding sequence ATGAATATAGATGATTTAAAATTCGATGAAAAGGGCCTCATACCTGCTATAGTACAGGATCATAAGACTAAAGAAGTTCTTATGATGGCCTATATGAATAGGGAAAGCCTTGAAAAAAGCTTGGAAAACAAAGAGACGTATTTTTTTTCAAGAAGCAGACAAAGCTTGTGGCACAAAGGGGAGACATCAGGCAATGTGCAGCACATTAAAGCCATTAAGTACGACTGTGATGGTGATACGCTTCTGGTAGAGGTGGAACCTGAAGGGCCTGCATGTCATACTGGTAACAACAGCTGTTTTTATAGAGATATTATAAATGATTATGATGAGAATGAAGAAAGGGAGTCAATTCTTAGTAACCTCTACAGAAGAATAGAAAGCAGAAAAGAAAATCCAGTAACAGGATCCTATACAAATTATCTTTTTGAAAAAGGGTTAAATAAAATTTTGAAAAAGATAGGAGAAGAAAATGCTGAAATAATAATTGCTTCAAAAGAAGACTCAAAAGAAGAAGTTGTATATGAAATTGCAGATTACATCTATCACCTGATGGTTTTAATGGTAGAAAAAGGAATAAATCTTAATGACGTATATAAAGAAATTTCAAAAAGATATTATAAAACGGAAGAATTCAGGGAACAGCATAAAAAGCGAAAAGAGACAAAGTAA
- a CDS encoding PIG-L deacetylase family protein: MKRKKFFIAFIIILALLVSYVMNLKATFANLTEKKPEPEFDNPGQRILVIVPHPDDESLGMAGVIQRAISQKIPVKVVIVTNGDSYKKAAAVYTGHVNPTPADFYKLGIQRQSESIAAMSELGLPKSDVIFLGFADGSTRFLWSDFWDNTRPRVSGGTQAAYSPYKNVYKPGIAYTGSNLENSIQEIIKSFNPTDIYYPLADDIHPDHWAVSNFVRYAITAMNLNVRQHMFLVHHPQWPVPWLLEPSKPLLPPVDMADSNTKWQIFKLRSSEIQKKELAIRKYKTQIAVMEPFLMGFIRENELFGTKPVLIIPNVEALPDFKQQGLPYTLIKIPAGGILNQEIYRSADLTELAAFCYKGNELYVGMQSLAPISKKVIYHLEMRLFYKGSIKRIDIGLVGGKLYEYKKAKNSIYNIPISNPIFNKNIVWIKMNIPNTQNLNYIFMGADSIYKNRLIDKIPWNMYKLEKK; this comes from the coding sequence ATGAAAAGGAAGAAATTTTTTATAGCTTTTATAATTATATTGGCATTATTGGTATCATATGTAATGAATTTAAAAGCAACTTTTGCAAACCTTACTGAAAAAAAACCAGAACCCGAATTTGACAACCCTGGCCAGCGAATACTTGTGATCGTACCACACCCAGACGATGAATCTTTGGGAATGGCCGGCGTGATTCAAAGAGCTATAAGCCAAAAGATTCCTGTCAAAGTAGTAATTGTAACAAACGGGGACAGCTACAAAAAGGCTGCTGCAGTGTATACAGGACACGTCAATCCAACACCAGCAGATTTTTATAAGTTGGGAATCCAAAGACAAAGCGAAAGCATCGCTGCAATGTCTGAATTGGGTCTGCCGAAAAGCGACGTGATTTTCCTTGGCTTTGCTGACGGCAGCACAAGATTTCTATGGAGCGACTTCTGGGATAATACGCGTCCTAGAGTAAGCGGCGGTACTCAGGCAGCATACTCTCCATACAAAAATGTGTATAAACCCGGTATTGCATACACAGGAAGCAATTTAGAAAATTCCATACAAGAAATCATAAAATCTTTTAATCCCACAGATATATACTATCCACTAGCTGATGATATTCACCCAGACCATTGGGCTGTCAGCAATTTTGTAAGATATGCAATAACTGCAATGAACCTAAATGTGAGACAGCACATGTTCTTAGTACATCATCCTCAATGGCCCGTTCCGTGGCTTTTAGAACCCAGCAAACCATTGCTTCCACCAGTCGACATGGCCGACAGTAATACGAAATGGCAAATATTTAAGCTAAGATCAAGCGAAATCCAAAAAAAGGAGCTTGCTATTAGAAAGTATAAGACACAAATAGCTGTAATGGAGCCATTTTTAATGGGATTTATTCGGGAAAATGAACTTTTTGGAACTAAGCCTGTATTGATAATACCAAACGTTGAGGCGCTGCCTGATTTTAAGCAACAAGGACTGCCATACACATTGATAAAGATACCTGCCGGCGGCATATTAAACCAGGAAATTTATAGAAGTGCTGATCTTACAGAATTGGCCGCATTTTGTTATAAAGGCAATGAGCTGTATGTAGGAATGCAATCTCTGGCACCAATATCAAAAAAAGTAATATATCATTTAGAGATGAGATTATTTTACAAAGGTAGTATAAAAAGAATAGATATTGGATTGGTAGGAGGTAAACTGTACGAGTACAAAAAAGCAAAAAATTCCATCTATAACATTCCAATTTCAAATCCAATATTTAATAAAAATATAGTATGGATAAAAATGAATATACCGAATACTCAAAACCTAAATTATATATTTATGGGTGCCGATTCAATATATAAAAATAGATTGATAGATAAAATACCGTGGAATATGTATAAACTTGAGAAAAAATAG
- a CDS encoding dipeptidase yields MIVDFHCDTLYLIQKDNRDITKKNDKGHIDLIRLDEGMVHLQVFATFIEPEYVRKDAATKTLKMIDKLYQLMEKTDKIKLILSGKDVEEAKNESKIGALLSIEGGEALEGDLALLRMFYKLGVRAMTLTWSLRNDLGDGILGSSDYGLTSFGKDVIKEMNRLGMIVDVSHLNERGFWDAINICEKPLIASHSDCKALCRHPRNLSDEQIKAIADKGGVIGINFCPNFLRDDDNASIEDVLDHIEHIVNLVGINHVGFGSDFDGIEKTPLGLDDVASFPKILDGLKKRGFSDDEINSISHDNFERIIKEILS; encoded by the coding sequence ATGATTGTTGATTTTCACTGTGATACGCTTTATTTGATACAAAAGGACAATAGAGACATAACAAAGAAAAATGATAAAGGTCATATAGATTTGATTAGACTAGATGAAGGAATGGTACATCTTCAAGTTTTTGCCACATTTATTGAGCCTGAATACGTGAGAAAAGATGCGGCAACTAAAACATTAAAAATGATTGACAAACTATATCAATTGATGGAGAAAACAGATAAGATTAAATTGATCTTAAGTGGAAAGGATGTGGAAGAAGCAAAAAATGAAAGCAAGATAGGTGCGTTGTTGTCAATAGAGGGTGGTGAAGCATTAGAAGGAGATTTAGCGCTTTTAAGGATGTTTTATAAGCTTGGAGTAAGAGCTATGACCCTTACGTGGAGTTTAAGAAATGATTTAGGCGACGGCATTTTAGGAAGCAGCGATTATGGACTTACATCATTTGGAAAAGATGTTATAAAGGAAATGAATAGATTAGGCATGATTGTAGATGTCTCCCATCTCAATGAAAGAGGATTTTGGGATGCTATAAATATATGCGAGAAGCCTCTTATTGCATCACACTCAGACTGCAAAGCACTTTGTCGCCATCCTAGAAACTTAAGCGATGAGCAGATAAAAGCGATAGCTGATAAAGGTGGTGTTATCGGCATAAACTTTTGTCCAAACTTTCTAAGAGACGATGATAATGCATCAATAGAGGATGTCTTGGATCACATAGAGCATATTGTTAATTTGGTAGGTATAAACCATGTTGGGTTTGGATCAGACTTTGATGGAATCGAAAAGACGCCTCTTGGCCTCGATGATGTGGCAAGCTTTCCTAAGATTTTAGATGGCTTAAAGAAAAGAGGTTTTAGCGATGATGAGATAAACTCCATATCACATGATAACTTTGAGAGGATTATAAAAGAAATTTTATCGTAA
- the glyA gene encoding serine hydroxymethyltransferase, with amino-acid sequence MNIDVIRETDPEIADAIVKEIERQKNKIELIASENFVSEAVMEAMGSPLTNKYAEGYPGKRYYGGCEFVDVVEDLARERLKKLFGAEHANVQPHSGAQANMAAYFALIKPGDTILGMNLAHGGHLTHGSKVNFSGKLYNIIPYGVREDTGFIDYEELERLAKEYRPKLIVAGASAYPRIIDFKKFKEIADSVGAYLMVDMAHIAGLVAAGLHPNPVDYSDVVTSTTHKTLRGPRGGIILSKEVHAKAIDKSVFPGVQGGPLMHVIAAKAVCFNEALKPEFKEYQKRIVKNAKALAEGLLDRKVNLVSGGTDNHLMLLDLRGTGVTGKDLERRLDYVGITANKNAIPNDPLGPNVTSGLRLGTPAVTTRGMNENDMDEIADIIYNVLKDENYVDTAKSRVKKLLDKYPLYE; translated from the coding sequence ATGAATATCGATGTTATAAGAGAGACTGATCCAGAAATAGCCGATGCTATTGTAAAGGAGATTGAAAGGCAGAAAAATAAAATTGAGCTGATAGCTTCTGAAAACTTCGTAAGCGAGGCAGTTATGGAAGCCATGGGCTCACCCCTAACAAACAAGTACGCTGAAGGTTATCCTGGTAAGCGTTATTATGGTGGCTGTGAATTTGTGGATGTTGTAGAGGACTTGGCAAGAGAAAGGCTTAAGAAGTTATTCGGTGCAGAACATGCCAACGTGCAGCCGCATTCAGGTGCTCAGGCCAACATGGCGGCGTATTTTGCATTGATAAAACCGGGTGATACAATATTAGGCATGAATTTAGCCCACGGCGGTCATTTGACCCATGGCAGCAAGGTAAACTTTTCTGGCAAACTTTACAATATAATACCATATGGTGTGAGAGAAGACACAGGATTTATAGATTATGAGGAGCTCGAAAGGCTTGCTAAAGAGTACAGGCCAAAGCTTATTGTTGCCGGTGCAAGTGCATATCCAAGGATAATAGATTTTAAAAAGTTTAAAGAAATTGCAGATTCAGTAGGAGCGTATCTTATGGTGGATATGGCTCATATAGCTGGGCTTGTTGCGGCAGGTCTTCATCCAAATCCTGTTGATTATTCAGATGTTGTTACATCGACTACACATAAGACATTGCGCGGTCCCAGAGGCGGAATAATACTGTCAAAAGAAGTTCATGCTAAAGCAATCGATAAATCGGTTTTTCCTGGTGTACAGGGAGGACCACTTATGCACGTTATTGCTGCGAAGGCTGTATGCTTTAATGAAGCATTGAAACCTGAGTTTAAAGAATATCAAAAGAGGATAGTAAAGAATGCCAAGGCATTGGCAGAAGGTTTGTTGGATAGAAAGGTAAATTTAGTCTCAGGCGGCACAGACAATCATCTGATGCTTCTTGACCTAAGAGGTACAGGTGTTACTGGTAAAGACTTGGAAAGGCGCCTTGATTACGTCGGCATAACAGCCAATAAAAATGCCATACCAAATGATCCATTAGGTCCTAATGTTACATCAGGTTTAAGGCTTGGTACTCCTGCAGTTACTACAAGAGGTATGAACGAAAATGATATGGATGAAATTGCTGATATAATATATAATGTGTTAAAAGATGAAAATTATGTTGATACTGCTAAAAGCAGAGTCAAGAAGCTACTTGACAAATATCCTCTTTATGAATAA